The Cylindrospermum stagnale PCC 7417 genome segment CCCAGTCTAATGAAGTACAAAATTATCTGTGTTTATCTGCGTCCATCTGCGGTTAATTCTTTCTGTACCTCACTTGAATGGGAATTGCTATATTGATTGCAACCGGACAACTTTATACATTTGACAAGTATAAATATGTCTTAATTTTCAAAGGTTTATCTTGCTCATAAATCAACTCTTGTTTACTCGATAAAGCAAATTCTGCTTTTTGCAACTCCCCACCCAAGTAAATCGCGTGTTCAACTTGCAACCCAGGACAATCTGCTACAATTTGCCGAGAAAGTTGACTTGCAGATTTACGAGAATAACAATTAACTACTTCTCCAGAACCAGAAATTGTATGTTCTACAATAATGCTGCCATCCTGCACAGTGATTCCTATGGCTACGATATACGCCTTTCTCCTGCTGAGTTCCGCATATTTCGCCACATTCCCGGAACTGTAGTAGATCCCAAAAAATTTAATCCTCAAAATCTAGAACCAACAGCACTACACCGAGATTTTGGCAAAAAATATGTAACTAATTTTGTAAAAGTACATAAATTGATTATGTCCAGCCTTGCACTTCTTTATCAGTCAATATCTTTTTCAATTTCACACACTCCCGTTGTGCTGCTGTTTTGATGTGTTTCATCATTACAGGTTCATTCTGATTAGCCGCTAAAAAAGCAGATATCATGGCTATGTTGCGGATATTACCCCCAGCTACTTGCAGTTGTCCCAGTTTCACATAGTCGAGTTCTTGGGTTGGTGTTAAAGTTGGGAAGATACGTTGCCAAATTTGGGCGCGGGATTCTGCTGCGGGGAATGGAAACTCTACCATGAAGCGGATACGCCGCATAAAGGCATTATCTAAAGCATCTTTGAGGTTAGTTGTCAAGATGGCTAAACCTTGGTATGCTTCCATCCGTTGGAGTAGATAACTGACTTCCACATTAGCATGGCGATCGTGACTGTCTTTAACTTCCGAACGTTTTCCAAATAAAGCATCGGCTTCATCAAACAGTAAAATCGCTCCTCCGGTTTCCGCAGCATCGAAAATGCGTGCTAAATTCTTTTCTGTCTCACCAATATATTTACTGACTACTGCACTCAGGTCGATGCGGTAAAGATCCAAACCAAATTGATTAGCAAGTAACTCTGCTGCCATAGTTTTACCAGTACCGCTATCACCGTAAAATAGGGCTGTGATTCCTAAGCCGCGACCACTTTTTTTAGCAAAGCCCCAATCACGGTAAACTTTGTGACGTTGTTGCAGTTGGTCAGCAATGTCTTTGAGAACTTGGACTGGTCTTTCTGGTAAAACTAAGTCTGTCCACTGGGCTGTTGTATCTATGCGTTGGGCTAGGTTATCCAGTTGGGGACGGGCTTGAGTGCGGCAGAAATTCCAAAGTCTCTCCAGAGAAGAGGATTCTGCACTTTTGGTTTGTTGACAAGCGGCTTGTATTGTGATGTAGTTAAGATTGAATTGGGATGCAAGTATCGTAATTTCGACCTTCAGATTGATCGCCTCTTCTTCCAAGTGAGTTGACCAAATTGCTGTTTGCTCTTCAAAACTCAGAGGGGTCACGTCAAAATTGATTAAAGCTCGTTGTTGATTTTGGAGACGTTCTCTAGAACTGATGATTAAAGCTGTGTTGATATTTTCGATAAATAGGGAAATAGCGGCTTTCTGGTGAGGGTCATCTGTGGAGTGGTCACAAACTAAGAATAACACGCGATCGCTTAATATGGCTTCTCGTTCCCACCTTTGGGTGAGTTGATAGATATCATTGGGGCTGGTGGGTAGTGATGCGGTGGAAATAATGCCTAAGTTGTAGTTGAGGCGATCGCACAAATGAGAATAAATATGATATTTACTAGAATAATCAATCCCACAGAGTTGCAGTTGTGGCAATTGGTTTGGGGCATTTGACCAAGTGGCAATTAGTTGATCGGCTATAACTTGTTGGGATGGTGGCAGAATAATGGCAGTATTGTCTAAATTGGGAAAACTGGCTATTCCTGATAAATGCTGATCAACAGCAGGCACCCCTAACAAATAACAGAGAATGCGCTGGTCTATTCTCATCGCTGCTTGGGTGAGAGTAAAACCAGGGGCAAACTCGATCATTTTCCATCGTTGTAATGGGTTTTGGGGAGAGACAACAAACCAATTAGCGTCGGGAAATGCTCCCAGAGCTAAACTGAGGGTAGGATAATCTTGATTGGGGTTGCCAGCAGCTTGGGCACACAAGTCTGCAACGCTGGGGTCTATTTCCCTGGACAGACAGAGCAAGAGTATATCCC includes the following:
- a CDS encoding ATP-binding protein, which gives rise to MKTTAISNSYQSNLQSLQSEIERIRHLLECYIEGKSSNYQANSAISPPVALGQLSSKFNLQKFERDILLLCLSREIDPSVADLCAQAAGNPNQDYPTLSLALGAFPDANWFVVSPQNPLQRWKMIEFAPGFTLTQAAMRIDQRILCYLLGVPAVDQHLSGIASFPNLDNTAIILPPSQQVIADQLIATWSNAPNQLPQLQLCGIDYSSKYHIYSHLCDRLNYNLGIISTASLPTSPNDIYQLTQRWEREAILSDRVLFLVCDHSTDDPHQKAAISLFIENINTALIISSRERLQNQQRALINFDVTPLSFEEQTAIWSTHLEEEAINLKVEITILASQFNLNYITIQAACQQTKSAESSSLERLWNFCRTQARPQLDNLAQRIDTTAQWTDLVLPERPVQVLKDIADQLQQRHKVYRDWGFAKKSGRGLGITALFYGDSGTGKTMAAELLANQFGLDLYRIDLSAVVSKYIGETEKNLARIFDAAETGGAILLFDEADALFGKRSEVKDSHDRHANVEVSYLLQRMEAYQGLAILTTNLKDALDNAFMRRIRFMVEFPFPAAESRAQIWQRIFPTLTPTQELDYVKLGQLQVAGGNIRNIAMISAFLAANQNEPVMMKHIKTAAQRECVKLKKILTDKEVQGWT